The sequence TTGTAGGTCATCGTATCGGACGTCAGGGTGGTGTTGTCGCTCGACCGCGCGTGAACGCCGCCGCGCATGACGATGTCGTAGGTGTTTCCGTCGACCGTAGCGTTAGGGGCCGTTACCGTGAGCCGTACCGCGCTTCCTTTGTAGAAATAGATTATGGCCTTTGAAAACGCTCCGGATCGCTGAGAGGAGGAATACGTCACGCCGGCCGCTTTCAGAGAATACACGAGCGCGCCGTGCGTATAGTTCTTGATGAACGGCGTCTTGCCGCCCGCTCCGGTCTCGATCATGTGATAGTTCGGTTCGCCGGGAGCAGGTGAAGCGGTCGGCACCTTCGTCGCCGCAGACCGAGGCGGAGCCGGATGACCGCCGCATGAACTCAAAGCTATCGCGAACAGCGCCACGACCGCGACCCTACGCAGCGGCACGAAAAGTCTCCGCCGATTGCGATCGTGCTGGTTCCGGCGCCCCCAGCGCGAGCATGATCGCAAGCATGGGCCAACACAGGAGCAGCACGAACGTCGAGACTAGATCCACTGTGTTCTGCACCGCCGACGCCAAGAATCCGGCAGCGATCGCCGCGTAGAGCAAGCGCCGCTCGCGGTCCTCGGGCGCGATGCGCTCTCCAGCCTTTCGTGCCTCCTTGATGCCCGCGACGACGATCCAGACGAGCGCTCCAAATCCGAGCACGCCGTTCTCGATCAGCGTGTTGAGGGGAAGGTCGTGCGCGTGCACCTCATCGACAGCGGCGTCGGGCACTTTCAGCAATGGATAGACCCGGCTGAAGTTGAGCGGACCGATGCCCGTGAGAGCGTAGCGTTCGGCCATGCGCACGGCCCCACGCCACACCGCGATGCGCGATGCGTTTTCGCTCGGATCGTGCGCGATGTCGCGAAAGCCGACAGCGCCGATGACGATCGCGATGACCGCGCACACAGAGTAGATGATCACGGCGCGGCGGCCGAACCGGGCGACGAGGACCGGCAGTCCCACGAGCAATCCGACCCAAGCAGCGCGCGACACCGAGAGCGCAAGACCGCCGACGCCGATAGCGGCCGCGAGATACCCGAGCCTGCGCAGCGCGGGCGGCGCGGCGGCCTGTGCGAGTCCGACCGGGATGAGGAAGAGCAGATAGCCCGCGAATTCATTCGGCTGCAAGAACGTTCCGGCGGCGCGGCCGTGCTCGTACGCGAATTCGGCGGGCGGGTGCCGCGACAACGTGAGCGCGATCGCGAATGCGCTCGCGAGGATCCCGCTCACGAGGTAGGTGCCCAAGACGCCGCGCCGCGTGCGTTCGTCGCGCATCGTCCACCAGAACGCGAAAAATCCGATCGTGTCGCCGATTTGAGAACCAATCTCAAAAGCGCCTGCCTGCCAAAAGACGCCGAGCGCGGCGGCGAGCAGTTGCGAGCCGAGCAACGCGGCCAACGGCAACGCGAGCGGCGGTGCGGTGAATGCGCGCGGCCCCCAGCCGGCCAGCATCCCGGCGATGGCAATCGCCACCGTCACGCCGAGGACTGAAGCGAGCGCGATGGCGGGCCCGCGGCCGCCGATGGCGATGCCGCGCGGCACGACGGCGGCGAGCTGCACGAGCATCGGGATGAGCGGCCACAGCGCTGCGGCGACATACGGCAGCGCGATGACGACGCGCGCCGCAGGCGACGCGGTTGCATTCACGGCTGCTCAGCTTTAGCGGCGACGGCCAGCGCGGCCTTTGCGACGATCGCCGCGCCGCCGGATCCGCCCATGCGCTCGCGGCCCGCCCGGGCCATCGCTTCACGCCGCTGCTCATCGTCGAGGAGGCTCACGACGCCGGCTGCAAACGCGTCGTCATCGGCGGCCGGCAGCACGAGCAAAGCGTCGCCGAGCAAGCGCTGCTGGCGCATGCGGTACCAGCCGACGCGATCGGGCTTTCCAGGCCGCGAATCCGCCGCCGAGACGACGGGTTTACCCAAGCCGACCGCTTGCTCGTTGCCGGTGCCCGCTTGTCCGAGAACGATATCCGATGCGCGCAGCAGGTCGCCGAACGCGTCGCGCACGACCGCCGCCGCCACCTCGGTGGACGATCCTGGCGCGGCGTCCGCGCTGAGCGCGACCACGCCATGGTGGGCGCCGGTCGGAGCCGCGTCGATGCCGCCGCGCCGCAAACCCGCAAGCAGATCCTCGAGCGCGACCGTCGGTGCGAGCGAGACGTACGCCTGAACGTGCCTGCCGCGCGGGCCGAGCAGAACTGCGATCTTCTTCAAACGTCGCGCCGCTGCCGCCGCGTTGCCCGGTGCGTCCGCGCGACTGCCCGGCAAAACGCCGATCCGCACCGCGTGCTCCGCGCATGGCAAATCGATCTGGTCTTGCGTCAAGCCATCCATCATCACGTTTCCGGCAAACGTCGCGCGAACGCCGCGGCCTGAAAGGGCCTGCGCTGTCGCGATGTCGCGCGCGAACACTGCGCGCGCGCGGCGTGCGATCGCCGCTTCGAAGTTCGAATGACGCGCGACGTATTCCGACTTCGCCGTCGCGACGAATACCGTCGGCCGGCGGCCGAAGATCAGACACGCGGCGAGACAGAACACGTCGCCGACGGCGATCACGACATCGTCGCGCCGTCCGCTCAGGAACGCGAATTGACGCAGCGTCAGTCCGAGCAACCCTGCACCGAGATCGCGCGCGATGTTGCGCAGATTCCAAAACGCGACGAGTCCGCCCGACGGCATGTCGGCGACCGGGCCGACGGTTTTCACGCCGGCGTCGGGCGGCGGCGTTCCGACCAGTGGCAGGTGTTCGATGTGCGCATCCGGCTGCGCGGCGCGGATCTCGCGCGCGAGATAACCGGCGATCGCCATCTCGCCGAAACCGTTGCTGACCAGCAGCACGCGCGGCGGCGTCACAGCGCGTCCTCGTGCAGCGGCACGAGCCGGTACGACGCCACAGTCGAACGACCGCCTTCAACGTCGAGGTCCAGCCGTCCGGCAGTACGCGCGTACGCACCGGCATGCACGATCGGAACGCCGCCGATGATCTCGGGCGTTGCGAGCGCGTCGTGGCTGTGGCCGCCGAGTATCGCGCTAAGGTGCGGAAACGAGGCCGCGAGCACGCGATCGGCGCGCAGGCCGACGTGCGAGAGCAGCAGCGTGACATCGGCCGCTTCGTGCGACGGTGCGGCGAGCGAGCGCGCAAGCGCGGCTTTCGGTGCCAGAAAGCGCCAGCCGAAGACGCGTTCCCAGCCGCTGCCGGTGCGATACTGCGGCACGAGCACCGCGAGCAGCCGCACGCGCAGTCCGGCGACGAGCACGGTGAGTTCGCTTGCAAACGGAGCCGGCAACCGGCCGCGCAGATCTTCCAAGTTCGTGCAGAGCATCGGCATGGGCATCGCCTTCGCGCGCGCGGCGAAGCAGCGGTGCAGATAATGAAACTCGCGGTTGCCGACCGCCTGCGCGCGGTATGGCGCGCGCGCGAACTCGGCGACGACACCCTCGTGCGCACGATAGACGGTGGACGATCCGCGCAGGCTGTCGCCGCAATCCACCAGCAATTCGTCCGGTCCGACAAGGCCTCGCAGCCGCTCACCAAAGCCTCGCCGGTCGTGGACGTCCGAGGTGAACCACACCGTGAGCCTGCGCGCCATCGGCTAACGTTGCCGCGCGCGGTCGACCAAACCGACGGCGTACGCGGCGATGCGTTGCAATGAATCCGGCGGCCCGAGAAGCGCGCGCACTTCTTCGTATCCTTTCGCCTGCGCCGCTGCGGCGCCGGCATCTGAGATCAACGCCCGGCTCTCCTCCATCAGCCGCTCGGGCGTGAAATCGTACTGCAGCAATTCGGGCACGACCGTGTGCCCGGCGACGAGATTCGGCAACGTTATCGGTCCGCGCACGATATGCGGAACACGCCGCTGCGCGATGCGATAGAGAGCGTCGGTGAGTTTGTAGAACGCGACTTGCGGCACCCCTCGAAGCGCGCTCTCCAACACGGCCGTTCCGGATGTCGTCCACGCAAGGTCGGCATCGAGCACCGCGTCCGACGCATCGCTGCGCACGATGTCGACGCCGGCCGGACCGCCCGATGCGGCCCATAGATATCGTATCTGCGCGGCGCGCGCTTCAGACGCCGCGACGACCGTGAAGTGGGCGCCCCAGAGATCGCCTGCTCGACTCGCCGCCTGCGCAAGCACCGGCAGCATGATCGCCACTTCATCGCGCCGGCTGCCCGGCAGCACCGCGATGTGCGGCCGGTCCCGCGGCGGCGAAGGCTTGCGCAGCGCGATCGCTTCCACGAGCGGATGGCCGACGAACTCAGCCGGCAAACCGATCGACGTGTAGAAATCGCGCTGATGCGCAAACGGCGTGAGCACGCTCGCGACACGCGCGACTTTTCGCGCCTGGTGCGCGTTGTCGAGCCACGCGCCCGGCGGAAAATAGTAGAGTGCGGCTCCTCGATAGCCAGTGAAGCGCAGCCACTCGAGCATGCGCAGATTGAACGCGCCGAAATCGACGCAGACGAGCAGCCTCGGCCGGCGAGAGCGGATCCGCTCCGCCAACCCAAGCATGACCGTCAACAGCCAAGGGATTTTGAGATAAGCCGAAATCGGTCCGAGGCTCGCCCACTCGTCGCCGACCGAATCCAGTTCGACGTCGATGCCGGCAGCGTGCATGCGCTCGCCCCCCACGCCGGCTATCGTCAACTCCGGTCTGTGCGCGCGCATCGCGCGCCCTAAAAGCGACGCCTCAAGGTCGCCGGAAGCCTCCCCGGCGACTAAAAAGACGTCTGCGCCCATTTCCTAGCGCTTGAGGACGCCGCGGTCAGACTCGGTCTCGAGGAAGGCGAGCAATTCCTGGCCTTCGCTTGAGGTCGCGACCTGTCGCAACTGCTCGACTGCGGTGGCAAGCGTCATGTTCGGATGGCGCAACAGCCGGTACGCTTCTTTGAGCTCGGCCACCGCATCGCTCGCGACGCGCGCGCGCTCGAGTCCCTTGAGGTTGAGGCTGCGCAGGCTCGCCGGATTCCCTTCCACCGTCGCGAACGGCAACACGTCTTTCTTGACCTTGCTGTACCCGCCGACCATGGCCATGCGGCCGATCCGGACGAACTGATGCACGCCGGCCATGCCGCCGATGTTCGCGCCGTCACCTACGTTGACGTGACCGGCGAGCTGGCTCAGGTTCGACATCACGACCCGGTTGCCGATCACGCAATTGTGCGCGATGTGCACGTACGCCAGCAGATGGTTGTCGTCGCCGACCACCGTCTCGGACTCCGCGCCGGTGCCGCGGTTGATGGTGACGAACTCCCGGATCACGTTGCGGTCGCCGATGCGCACGTACGAGATCTCGCCCTTGAATTTCTTGTCCTGCGACGTGCCGCCGATGACCGCGAACGGATGGATCTGGCATTCCCGGCCGATGGAGGTGTGGCCGTTGATGACCACGTGCGCGAGCAGCTTTGTCTCGCCGCCAATCTCCACGTTTTCGCCCACGAGACAGTAGGGACCGATCTCGACACCGCGGCCGATGCGCGCGGCCGGGTGCACGATGGCAGTGGGATGGATGTTCAGCGAGTAAATGTTGACCCTCTCGCGGTGGCTCACATGACCGCCATGCTATTGATGAAGGATCGACGCGTCAAGGCGGAAGAGCCGCGTATCCGAGACGATCGAGAATGCAAGTTCGCCCGTGCAGACCGTCTGGTCGTCGACCAGCGCTTGCGCCCGCAGGCGGCCGATGTTCCTGCGCACCCACAACACGTCGACTTCCATCACGAGCTTGTCGCCCGGTACGACCGGACGGCGGAATTTCACTTTGTCGATGCTTGCGAGGTACGGCACGTTCGTGGTCTGACTGTTCGGCTCGAGGATGGCGGTGCCGCCCAATTGCGCCATCGCTTCCACGATCAGCACGCCGGGCATCACCGGATTGTTCGGGAAGTGGCCGACGAAGAACGGCTCGTTGAAGGTCACGTTCTTGTAGCCGACCGCGCGTTTTTGCGGATCGAGTTCGGTGATGCGGTCGATCAGCAGCATCGGATAGCGATGCGGCAGTATCTCCATTATGGAGCGGATGTCTACGTAGGTCAAGGCATCTCTTTCTCAGACGCGGTCGACGTCCGTCGACCCGTCACACGATCGCCCGTGCGCCTGCGAACGGCGCCAGCAGGTCGCGCACCGCGGCCACGTGCAGCGCGTGGCCCGACTTCATCGCGATGACTTCGAAGCGCGGCCGCATGCCGAGCAGCGCGAAGTCGCCGATCAGGTCGAGCACTTTGTGACGCACGATCTCGTCCGGGAAGCGCAGCGCGCCCATGTAGCCGTCGCGGTCGATGACCACGGCATTGTCGAGCGAGCCGCCTTGCGCCAGGCCTTGCGAGTACAGGCGCTCGATTTCGGCGCGAAAGCCGAACGTGCGGTTGGGCGCGATCTCGCGCAGGAAGTACTCCGGCGTGATCGGTCCGGTGGCGATGAACTGTTTGCCGACCGGATCGGGAAACTCGACGTAGTAGGAGACGGCGAAATGGGGCGCCGGCACGATGACGACGAGCTTGTCGCCGTCGCGCGACGAATATGCCGTGCGCGCTTCGAGGATCCGTCGGGGCGTACGCTGCTCGACCGTGCCCACGTCGGCGATCGCACGCGCGAAGTCGAGTGCGCTGCCATCCATGATCGGCACTTCTTCGGCGTCGAGACGGACGACCGCGTTGTCGATATCCATGCCCGAAAGCGCCGCGAGGACGTGCTCGACGGTGTTGACCTCAGCGGTGGCCGAGGCGAGCGTGGTG comes from Candidatus Eremiobacteraceae bacterium and encodes:
- the lptC gene encoding LPS export ABC transporter periplasmic protein LptC; protein product: MPLRRVAVVALFAIALSSCGGHPAPPRSAATKVPTASPAPGEPNYHMIETGAGGKTPFIKNYTHGALVYSLKAAGVTYSSSQRSGAFSKAIIYFYKGSAVRLTVTAPNATVDGNTYDIVMRGGVHARSSDNTTLTSDTMTYNGKTKLLNAYGHVTATGSSGMVVTGDRARADLDLQTVNITGAPVTGSQSQQ
- a CDS encoding O-antigen ligase family protein, giving the protein MNATASPAARVVIALPYVAAALWPLIPMLVQLAAVVPRGIAIGGRGPAIALASVLGVTVAIAIAGMLAGWGPRAFTAPPLALPLAALLGSQLLAAALGVFWQAGAFEIGSQIGDTIGFFAFWWTMRDERTRRGVLGTYLVSGILASAFAIALTLSRHPPAEFAYEHGRAAGTFLQPNEFAGYLLFLIPVGLAQAAAPPALRRLGYLAAAIGVGGLALSVSRAAWVGLLVGLPVLVARFGRRAVIIYSVCAVIAIVIGAVGFRDIAHDPSENASRIAVWRGAVRMAERYALTGIGPLNFSRVYPLLKVPDAAVDEVHAHDLPLNTLIENGVLGFGALVWIVVAGIKEARKAGERIAPEDRERRLLYAAIAAGFLASAVQNTVDLVSTFVLLLCWPMLAIMLALGAPEPARSQSAETFRAAA
- a CDS encoding lipid-A-disaccharide synthase-related protein, with protein sequence MTPPRVLLVSNGFGEMAIAGYLAREIRAAQPDAHIEHLPLVGTPPPDAGVKTVGPVADMPSGGLVAFWNLRNIARDLGAGLLGLTLRQFAFLSGRRDDVVIAVGDVFCLAACLIFGRRPTVFVATAKSEYVARHSNFEAAIARRARAVFARDIATAQALSGRGVRATFAGNVMMDGLTQDQIDLPCAEHAVRIGVLPGSRADAPGNAAAAARRLKKIAVLLGPRGRHVQAYVSLAPTVALEDLLAGLRRGGIDAAPTGAHHGVVALSADAAPGSSTEVAAAVVRDAFGDLLRASDIVLGQAGTGNEQAVGLGKPVVSAADSRPGKPDRVGWYRMRQQRLLGDALLVLPAADDDAFAAGVVSLLDDEQRREAMARAGRERMGGSGGAAIVAKAALAVAAKAEQP
- the lpxA gene encoding acyl-ACP--UDP-N-acetylglucosamine O-acyltransferase; this encodes MSHRERVNIYSLNIHPTAIVHPAARIGRGVEIGPYCLVGENVEIGGETKLLAHVVINGHTSIGRECQIHPFAVIGGTSQDKKFKGEISYVRIGDRNVIREFVTINRGTGAESETVVGDDNHLLAYVHIAHNCVIGNRVVMSNLSQLAGHVNVGDGANIGGMAGVHQFVRIGRMAMVGGYSKVKKDVLPFATVEGNPASLRSLNLKGLERARVASDAVAELKEAYRLLRHPNMTLATAVEQLRQVATSSEGQELLAFLETESDRGVLKR
- the fabZ gene encoding 3-hydroxyacyl-ACP dehydratase FabZ, encoding MTYVDIRSIMEILPHRYPMLLIDRITELDPQKRAVGYKNVTFNEPFFVGHFPNNPVMPGVLIVEAMAQLGGTAILEPNSQTTNVPYLASIDKVKFRRPVVPGDKLVMEVDVLWVRRNIGRLRAQALVDDQTVCTGELAFSIVSDTRLFRLDASILHQ
- the lpxC gene encoding UDP-3-O-acyl-N-acetylglucosamine deacetylase; its protein translation is MRSRSFANAARLVRVVDVEYQHTIAREFTLSGVGLHTGCRSNVTVSPAPANAGFSFLLADDSRLAASPDTVRSTVRCTTLASATAEVNTVEHVLAALSGMDIDNAVVRLDAEEVPIMDGSALDFARAIADVGTVEQRTPRRILEARTAYSSRDGDKLVVIVPAPHFAVSYYVEFPDPVGKQFIATGPITPEYFLREIAPNRTFGFRAEIERLYSQGLAQGGSLDNAVVIDRDGYMGALRFPDEIVRHKVLDLIGDFALLGMRPRFEVIAMKSGHALHVAAVRDLLAPFAGARAIV